In Arsenicicoccus dermatophilus, a genomic segment contains:
- the ald gene encoding alanine dehydrogenase: MKVGIPREIKNNEFRVAITPAGVHELVTHGHEVVVEKDAGLGSSITDEEYTSAGATIIDSADDVWGQADMVLKVKEPIEAEYHRMQEGQTLFTYLHLAADRPLTEELKKRKITAVAYETVQLADRSLPLLAPMSEVAGRLATQVGAYYLMKTNGGRGVLMGGVPGVQGANVVILGAGVAGLNAAQIAVGMHSRVTLLDINIARLRYLDAIYQGHMQTITSNSFEVAKAVREADLVIGSVLIPGAKAPKLVSNELVSQMKPGSVLVDIAIDQGGCFEDSRPTTHAEPTFQVHNSTMYCVANMPGSVSMTSTYALTNATLPYAVALADKGWRDALKADHALALGLNTYDGEVTFQGVADAFDMSCVDLDEVLR, from the coding sequence ATGAAGGTTGGCATCCCCCGCGAGATCAAGAACAACGAGTTCCGGGTGGCCATCACCCCCGCCGGTGTCCACGAGCTCGTCACCCACGGGCACGAGGTCGTCGTCGAGAAGGACGCCGGTCTGGGCTCCTCGATCACCGACGAGGAGTACACCTCTGCGGGCGCCACGATCATCGACTCCGCGGACGACGTGTGGGGCCAGGCCGACATGGTCCTCAAGGTCAAGGAGCCGATCGAGGCGGAGTACCACCGGATGCAGGAAGGCCAGACCCTCTTCACCTACCTGCACCTCGCCGCCGACCGCCCGCTGACCGAGGAGCTCAAGAAGCGCAAGATCACGGCCGTGGCCTACGAGACCGTGCAGCTGGCCGACCGCTCGCTGCCGCTGCTCGCCCCGATGTCCGAGGTCGCGGGCCGCCTGGCCACCCAGGTCGGCGCCTACTACCTGATGAAGACCAACGGCGGCCGCGGCGTGCTCATGGGCGGCGTCCCCGGCGTCCAGGGCGCCAACGTCGTCATCCTCGGTGCCGGTGTGGCCGGCCTCAACGCCGCGCAGATCGCCGTGGGGATGCACTCCCGGGTGACCCTGCTGGACATCAACATCGCCCGGCTGCGCTACCTCGACGCGATCTACCAGGGCCACATGCAGACGATCACGTCGAACTCCTTCGAGGTCGCCAAGGCCGTCCGCGAGGCCGACCTGGTCATCGGCTCGGTCCTCATCCCCGGCGCGAAGGCCCCCAAGCTCGTGTCCAACGAGCTGGTCTCGCAGATGAAGCCGGGCTCGGTGCTCGTCGACATCGCCATCGACCAGGGCGGCTGCTTCGAGGACTCGCGGCCCACCACGCACGCCGAGCCGACCTTCCAGGTGCACAACTCGACGATGTACTGCGTGGCCAACATGCCGGGCTCGGTGTCCATGACGTCGACCTACGCGCTCACCAACGCGACCCTGCCGTATGCCGTGGCCCTCGCGGACAAGGGCTGGCGCGACGCGCTCAAGGCCGACCACGCGCTGGCCCTCGGCCTGAACACCTACGACGGCGAGGTCACCTTCCAGGGTGTCGCCGACGCGTTCGACATGTCCTGCGTGGACCTCGACGAGGTCCTGCGCTGA
- a CDS encoding DUF1648 domain-containing protein, producing MTQVGETWQVRERRRAEVARTARGLPREPMEPLARVLAILAVSAWVGVLVWSWRVLPERVPLHWGDGSGHPDRWGSRTESLLVSLLVGLLVLSMPFLSRLALVWPDGINVPHKEWWLDEPRRLVTFERRVREDLWLLTALTLAFVTAMELLTVVSVRRGDGVLPEGWFWGLLGGYLLLVGLTTLRMARGSRYRPTPDPT from the coding sequence ATGACGCAGGTGGGGGAGACCTGGCAGGTGCGCGAGCGTCGCCGCGCCGAGGTGGCGCGCACGGCACGGGGGCTGCCGCGGGAGCCGATGGAGCCGCTGGCGCGGGTCCTGGCGATCCTGGCCGTCAGCGCCTGGGTCGGTGTCCTCGTCTGGTCCTGGCGGGTGCTGCCCGAGCGGGTGCCGCTGCACTGGGGTGACGGGTCGGGTCACCCGGACCGGTGGGGCAGCCGCACCGAGTCGCTCCTCGTGTCGCTGCTCGTCGGGCTCCTGGTGCTCTCGATGCCCTTCCTCTCGCGGCTGGCCCTCGTGTGGCCCGACGGGATCAACGTGCCGCACAAGGAGTGGTGGCTCGACGAACCCCGCAGGCTGGTGACCTTCGAGCGGCGGGTGCGCGAGGACCTGTGGCTGCTCACCGCGCTGACCCTGGCGTTCGTGACCGCGATGGAGCTGCTGACGGTGGTGTCGGTCCGACGCGGCGACGGCGTCCTCCCGGAGGGCTGGTTCTGGGGACTGCTCGGCGGCTACCTGCTGCTGGTGGGTCTGACGACGCTCCGGATGGCGCGGGGCTCGCGCTACCGCCCCACACCGGACCCGACCTGA
- a CDS encoding segregation and condensation protein A translates to MTADVPGVLPEGSVPGGVLTRRGAPTPFEVHLDVFDGPFDLLLGLISKHKLDITEIALAQVTDEFVAHIRAAQRAADEGGAEWDLSQASEFLLVAATLLDLKAARLLPSAGPDDEEDLALIEARDLLFARLLQYRAYKQIAGAFAERMDVHGRARPRQAGLEPRFAALLPELVMTVTPEQLAMIAARVLTPKAPPQVGLAHLHAPQVSVREQAALVAARLRARGTMSFRALVADADSTLVIVARFLALLELFKERVVAFDQAEALGDLTVRWTGEEGQEVQISGDFDEPARPDGPVVAGDPVTEREGDPSDEELATLARQRRRADDIPPGQEVDQ, encoded by the coding sequence ATGACCGCGGACGTCCCGGGCGTGCTGCCCGAGGGTTCGGTCCCGGGAGGGGTGCTCACCCGGCGAGGGGCGCCCACGCCCTTCGAGGTGCACCTCGACGTCTTCGACGGCCCCTTCGACCTGCTCCTGGGTCTGATCAGCAAGCACAAGCTGGACATCACCGAGATCGCGCTGGCCCAGGTCACCGACGAGTTCGTGGCGCACATCCGGGCGGCGCAGCGGGCGGCCGACGAGGGTGGCGCCGAGTGGGACCTGTCCCAGGCGTCGGAGTTCCTGCTGGTCGCGGCCACCCTGCTGGACCTCAAGGCCGCCCGGCTGCTGCCGAGCGCGGGCCCGGACGACGAGGAGGACCTGGCGCTGATCGAGGCCCGGGACCTGTTGTTCGCCCGGCTGCTGCAGTACCGCGCCTACAAGCAGATCGCCGGTGCCTTCGCCGAGCGGATGGACGTGCACGGGCGGGCGCGGCCGCGGCAGGCGGGCCTGGAGCCGAGGTTCGCGGCGCTGCTGCCCGAGCTGGTGATGACGGTGACGCCGGAGCAGCTGGCGATGATCGCGGCGCGGGTCCTCACCCCGAAGGCGCCCCCGCAGGTGGGGCTCGCCCACCTGCACGCGCCCCAGGTGTCGGTGCGCGAGCAGGCGGCGCTGGTGGCTGCGCGACTGCGTGCCCGCGGCACCATGAGCTTCCGCGCGCTCGTGGCGGACGCCGACTCCACGCTGGTGATCGTGGCCCGCTTCCTCGCGCTGCTCGAGCTGTTCAAGGAGCGGGTGGTGGCCTTCGACCAGGCCGAGGCGCTGGGCGATCTGACCGTGCGGTGGACGGGGGAGGAGGGCCAGGAGGTGCAGATCTCCGGCGACTTCGACGAGCCGGCGCGCCCCGACGGTCCGGTGGTCGCTGGTGACCCTGTGACCGAGCGGGAGGGTGACCCCTCCGACGAGGAGCTCGCGACCCTCGCCCGGCAGCGCAGGCGGGCGGACGACATACCCCCTGGTCAGGAGGTCGATCAGTGA
- a CDS encoding ParA family protein, with the protein MSHPEQTQQQPTAFESPRHDVLPGTTGAFEGTLGPTGRPMPEFPQPQPLTSHGPARVIAMCNQKGGVGKTTTTINLGAALAELGRKVLMVDFDPQGALSVGFGIRPNDLDTTIYNLLVDRRIDIRDVVQPTRTDNVDVVPANIDLSAAEVQLVGEVAREQILARVLRPVLDDYDVILVDCQPSLGLLTVNALTAAHGVIIPLECEFFAMRGVALLVETIEKIVDRLNPRLQIDGILATMYDGRTLHSREVVRSVVDHFGDTVFHTVISRTVKFPDATLAAEPITSYASAHSGAEAYRQLARELIARGGAA; encoded by the coding sequence ATGAGTCACCCGGAGCAGACCCAGCAGCAGCCGACCGCCTTCGAGTCGCCGCGCCACGACGTGCTTCCGGGCACGACGGGCGCCTTCGAGGGCACGCTCGGGCCGACGGGTCGGCCGATGCCGGAGTTTCCGCAGCCGCAGCCGCTAACCAGCCACGGTCCGGCCCGTGTCATCGCCATGTGCAACCAGAAGGGTGGCGTCGGCAAGACCACGACGACCATCAACCTGGGGGCGGCGCTGGCCGAGCTCGGGCGCAAGGTGCTGATGGTCGACTTCGACCCGCAGGGGGCGCTGTCGGTCGGTTTCGGGATCCGCCCCAACGACCTGGACACCACGATCTACAACCTGCTCGTGGACCGCCGGATCGACATCCGCGACGTCGTCCAGCCCACCCGCACCGACAACGTCGACGTGGTCCCGGCCAACATCGACCTGTCGGCCGCCGAGGTCCAGCTGGTCGGCGAGGTCGCCCGCGAGCAGATCCTGGCGCGGGTGCTGCGCCCGGTCCTGGACGACTACGACGTGATCCTCGTGGACTGCCAGCCCTCGCTGGGTCTGCTGACGGTCAACGCCCTCACCGCCGCGCACGGCGTGATCATCCCGCTGGAGTGCGAGTTCTTCGCGATGCGCGGCGTGGCGCTGCTCGTCGAGACGATCGAGAAGATCGTCGACCGGCTCAACCCGCGCCTGCAGATCGACGGCATCCTGGCGACGATGTACGACGGTCGCACGCTCCACTCCCGCGAGGTCGTCCGCTCGGTCGTGGACCACTTCGGCGACACGGTCTTCCACACCGTCATCTCCCGCACCGTGAAGTTCCCGGACGCGACGCTGGCCGCCGAGCCGATCACCTCCTACGCCTCCGCCCACTCCGGGGCCGAGGCCTATCGCCAGCTCGCGCGGGAGCTCATCGCCCGCGGTGGTGCCGCCTGA
- a CDS encoding TIGR03767 family metallophosphoesterase, producing MPDQSRPVSRRAVLGSTAAALVGLTTTPSARAAALSLTTARAVTTAGTTLEAAAAPVGATGYRRLTAGPGYPLVVREELAAAQPGRDERRTGRLAFAHLTDLHMLDAQSPVRFEWLTLVNGSAFRPQEALGTQGGVSLVRRLNAITAAPWTGLPLSCAVSTGDNTDNHEHVELDWFIRVLSGGEITPNTGSATRWEGVQASGDKRYYNPELPVVDRYKAAGFPQLPGFLDRAMATHSSPGLSMPWYAVFGNHDDSVCGVLPSASPLAAAYTGSFKLNGFPDPAAASALQTAVTRPGVAAPAAADTQPTSSWRVTPDARRAPFTPGQFMAAHLRADATGPGPVGHGFTQESVDSGRGYYTFPLAPGITGICLDSTNRAGWTDGSIDDVQWRWLAGVLTRGSSRYDDWAGVERRHQVQDELFVLFSHHTSGTMGNLALPLDGTGIRHAGVELVTMLKHYPNVLAWVNGHTHANKITAQRGRTPAHSFWEINTASHIDFPQHARLIEVADNADGTLSIFTTLVESDAPYQASYTDGSPQALASVYREMSFNDLHADLGQLGTPADRNTELLLVNPLA from the coding sequence ATGCCCGACCAGTCCCGACCCGTCTCCCGCCGCGCCGTCCTCGGCAGCACCGCCGCCGCGCTCGTGGGCCTCACGACCACCCCCTCCGCCCGCGCCGCGGCCCTCTCGCTGACGACCGCCCGGGCGGTCACGACCGCCGGGACCACCCTGGAGGCGGCCGCCGCCCCGGTCGGTGCGACGGGCTATCGACGACTGACCGCCGGACCCGGCTATCCGCTCGTCGTGCGCGAGGAGCTGGCCGCCGCGCAGCCGGGCCGGGACGAGCGCCGCACCGGTCGCCTGGCCTTCGCCCACCTCACCGACCTGCACATGCTGGACGCCCAGTCACCGGTCCGCTTCGAGTGGCTCACGCTCGTCAACGGCAGCGCCTTCCGGCCGCAGGAGGCCCTCGGCACGCAGGGCGGCGTCAGCCTGGTGCGCCGGCTCAACGCGATCACCGCCGCCCCCTGGACCGGGCTGCCGCTGTCGTGCGCCGTCTCCACCGGCGACAACACCGACAACCACGAGCACGTCGAGCTGGACTGGTTCATCCGCGTGCTGTCCGGCGGCGAGATCACCCCCAACACCGGCTCGGCCACCCGCTGGGAGGGCGTCCAGGCCAGCGGCGACAAGCGCTACTACAACCCCGAGCTGCCCGTCGTCGACCGCTACAAGGCCGCCGGGTTCCCACAGCTGCCCGGGTTCCTCGACCGAGCCATGGCCACGCACTCCTCCCCCGGCCTGTCGATGCCCTGGTATGCCGTCTTCGGCAACCACGACGACTCCGTCTGCGGGGTCCTGCCCAGCGCCTCTCCGCTCGCGGCGGCATACACCGGCTCCTTCAAGCTCAACGGCTTCCCCGACCCCGCGGCCGCCTCCGCCCTGCAGACGGCGGTCACCCGCCCCGGGGTGGCCGCCCCCGCCGCCGCGGACACCCAGCCCACGAGCAGCTGGCGGGTGACGCCGGACGCGCGCCGGGCGCCGTTCACGCCAGGGCAGTTCATGGCCGCCCACCTGCGAGCCGACGCCACCGGACCCGGCCCCGTCGGTCACGGCTTCACCCAGGAGTCGGTGGACTCGGGGCGCGGCTACTACACCTTCCCGCTCGCGCCCGGCATCACCGGCATCTGCCTGGACTCCACCAACCGCGCCGGCTGGACCGACGGCTCCATCGACGACGTGCAGTGGCGCTGGCTGGCCGGTGTGCTCACCCGCGGCAGCTCGCGGTACGACGACTGGGCGGGCGTCGAGCGCCGGCACCAGGTGCAGGACGAGCTGTTCGTTCTCTTCAGCCACCACACGTCCGGGACGATGGGCAACCTCGCGCTGCCCCTCGACGGCACGGGCATCCGGCACGCCGGCGTCGAGCTCGTGACGATGCTCAAGCACTATCCCAACGTCCTGGCCTGGGTGAACGGCCACACCCACGCCAACAAGATCACCGCGCAGCGGGGTCGGACGCCGGCGCACTCCTTCTGGGAGATCAACACCGCCAGCCACATCGACTTCCCGCAGCACGCCCGGCTGATCGAGGTGGCGGACAACGCCGACGGGACGCTGTCGATCTTCACCACGCTGGTGGAGTCGGACGCGCCCTACCAGGCGTCCTACACCGACGGATCGCCGCAGGCGCTCGCCTCGGTCTATCGAGAGATGTCGTTCAACGACCTGCACGCCGACCTCGGCCAGCTGGGGACCCCCGCCGATCGCAACACCGAGCTGCTGCTCGTCAACCCCCTGGCCTGA
- a CDS encoding prephenate dehydrogenase produces MSGAAGAPRARIVGTGLIGTSIALALRAAGWPVSLEDPSPTAAALARDLGAGTIDELAPDVLAPDVVVVAAPPDVTGAVVATQLARWPSAVVTDVASVKSSVLATVRSLGGDLRRYVGSHPMAGRERSGAVAARPDLCAGRPWVVVPSPESSAEAVALVVSLARAARGEVVTLGPQEHDAAVAAVSHLPQLMATLTAARLRHEPDDAVALCGQGVRDVTRIAASDPGLWTQILAGNAAGVAALLRAVRTDLDDAVGALEALAAGGDAPGARAVLARLLDDGNHGRARVPGKHGGAPTPYTVVTVVVPDEPGALGRLFAAMGEAGINLEDLHLEHAVGHPVALAEVSVLPGVADRLRTHLGAGGWTIH; encoded by the coding sequence GTGAGCGGCGCCGCTGGTGCACCGCGCGCCCGGATCGTCGGCACCGGCCTGATCGGCACCTCGATCGCGCTGGCGCTGCGGGCCGCGGGCTGGCCGGTGTCGCTGGAGGATCCCTCGCCGACCGCCGCGGCGCTGGCCCGGGACCTGGGGGCGGGCACGATCGACGAGCTCGCGCCCGACGTCCTCGCACCCGACGTAGTCGTGGTCGCCGCGCCCCCGGACGTGACCGGCGCCGTCGTCGCCACCCAGCTGGCGCGCTGGCCGTCGGCGGTCGTCACCGACGTGGCCTCGGTCAAGTCGTCGGTGCTGGCGACGGTGCGGTCGCTCGGCGGCGACCTGCGGCGGTATGTCGGCAGCCACCCCATGGCCGGGCGCGAGCGCTCCGGCGCCGTCGCGGCCCGACCGGACCTGTGCGCCGGGCGCCCCTGGGTGGTCGTGCCCTCGCCCGAGTCGTCCGCCGAGGCGGTGGCGCTCGTGGTCTCCCTCGCGCGGGCGGCCCGCGGCGAGGTCGTCACCCTCGGGCCGCAGGAGCACGACGCGGCCGTCGCCGCCGTCTCCCACCTGCCCCAGCTCATGGCCACGCTCACCGCCGCCCGCCTGCGCCACGAGCCCGACGACGCGGTCGCCCTGTGCGGCCAGGGGGTGCGCGACGTCACCCGGATCGCGGCGAGCGACCCCGGCCTGTGGACCCAGATCCTCGCCGGCAACGCGGCGGGCGTCGCGGCGCTGCTGCGGGCGGTGCGGACCGACCTGGACGACGCGGTGGGCGCGCTGGAGGCGCTGGCCGCGGGCGGCGACGCCCCCGGCGCGCGGGCGGTGCTGGCCCGGCTGCTCGACGACGGCAACCACGGTCGCGCCCGCGTGCCCGGCAAGCACGGTGGCGCTCCGACGCCATACACCGTCGTCACCGTGGTGGTGCCGGACGAGCCCGGGGCGCTGGGCAGGTTGTTCGCGGCGATGGGGGAGGCGGGCATCAACCTGGAAGACCTGCACCTCGAGCACGCCGTCGGACACCCCGTCGCCCTCGCCGAGGTGTCGGTGCTCCCGGGGGTGGCGGATCGGTTGCGCACCCACCTCGGAGCCGGTGGCTGGACCATCCACTAG
- the scpB gene encoding SMC-Scp complex subunit ScpB, translating to MTDAQVDIEASDPASRPPEEDAVDVRALPGGLRAALEAVLMVVEEPIDEPTLAAALEVSLDEVHLTLRGLAREYDEQGRGFQLRALAGGWRYYSRAEHAPAVERFLLDGQRARLTQASLETLAVIAYRQPVSRARVSAVRGVSVDGVIRTLMTRGLITEIGHDETTGAVLYGTTPYFLQRMGLTSLDELPALAPYLPDTDILDEIAEQGR from the coding sequence GTGACTGACGCTCAGGTCGATATCGAGGCCTCGGACCCGGCGTCCCGGCCGCCGGAGGAGGACGCCGTCGACGTGCGCGCCCTGCCCGGTGGTCTGCGCGCCGCGCTGGAGGCGGTCCTCATGGTGGTCGAGGAGCCGATCGACGAGCCGACGCTCGCCGCCGCCCTGGAGGTGTCCCTCGACGAGGTGCACCTGACCCTGCGGGGACTGGCGCGCGAGTACGACGAGCAGGGGCGGGGTTTCCAGCTGCGGGCGCTGGCCGGCGGGTGGCGCTACTACTCGCGGGCCGAGCACGCCCCGGCCGTGGAGAGGTTCCTCCTGGACGGGCAGCGGGCCCGCCTGACCCAGGCCTCGCTCGAGACCCTCGCCGTCATCGCCTATCGTCAACCGGTCTCCCGGGCGCGCGTCAGCGCGGTGCGCGGGGTCAGCGTGGACGGGGTGATCCGCACGTTGATGACCCGCGGCCTGATCACCGAGATCGGCCACGACGAGACGACCGGTGCGGTGCTCTACGGCACCACGCCATACTTCTTGCAGCGGATGGGCCTCACGAGCCTGGACGAGCTGCCGGCCCTGGCGCCGTACCTGCCAGACACCGACATCCTCGACGAGATCGCAGAACAGGGGCGCTGA
- a CDS encoding pseudouridine synthase, with protein sequence MSPQQNSRGGSGRGQGGARRGSGYTGAGGGRAGGPTGGPQRKPGARRVAGQRPVRGQGGQGSGGAGGRGRGPAQPYVDVHDPDGTRLQKLLASAGIGSRRTCENLIAEGHVQVDGQVVTDMGVRVDPATAQVHVDGVRVIFDETKVYYAFNKPLNVVTSMNDELGRVDIGDYLGEGRKTRLFHVGRLDQDTEGLLLLTNDGELAHRLQHPAYGVTKTYLAQVPGPVPRDLGRQLREGVELEDGPVRVDSFKVIDSSPGKAVLEIVIHEGRKHVVRRMLEAVGHPVINLVRVKVGEVGLGHLKAGKMRPLTRQEISSLYEAAQL encoded by the coding sequence ATGAGTCCGCAGCAGAACAGCAGAGGTGGCTCCGGCCGGGGCCAGGGCGGCGCGCGCCGGGGGTCGGGCTACACCGGCGCCGGGGGCGGTCGCGCGGGCGGCCCGACCGGGGGCCCGCAGCGCAAGCCGGGGGCGCGTCGCGTCGCCGGTCAGCGCCCGGTGCGCGGCCAGGGTGGGCAGGGCTCCGGCGGCGCGGGCGGCCGGGGCCGGGGTCCGGCGCAGCCGTACGTCGACGTGCACGACCCGGACGGCACCCGCCTGCAGAAGCTCCTCGCCTCGGCCGGCATCGGCAGCCGCCGCACCTGCGAGAACCTCATCGCCGAGGGGCACGTCCAGGTGGACGGCCAGGTCGTCACCGACATGGGCGTGCGCGTCGACCCGGCCACCGCCCAGGTGCACGTCGACGGCGTGCGGGTGATCTTCGACGAGACCAAGGTCTACTACGCCTTCAACAAGCCGCTCAACGTCGTCACCTCGATGAACGACGAGCTCGGCCGCGTCGACATCGGCGACTACCTCGGCGAGGGCCGCAAGACGCGGCTCTTCCACGTCGGGCGCCTCGACCAGGACACCGAGGGGCTGCTGCTGCTCACCAATGACGGCGAGCTCGCCCACCGGCTGCAGCACCCGGCCTACGGCGTGACCAAGACCTACCTCGCCCAGGTGCCCGGACCGGTGCCGCGCGACCTCGGCCGCCAGCTGCGCGAGGGCGTGGAGCTGGAGGACGGGCCGGTGCGGGTCGACTCCTTCAAGGTGATCGACTCCTCGCCGGGCAAGGCCGTGCTGGAGATCGTCATCCACGAGGGTCGCAAGCACGTGGTCCGCCGCATGCTCGAGGCCGTCGGCCACCCGGTCATCAACCTGGTGCGGGTCAAGGTCGGCGAGGTCGGCCTCGGGCACCTCAAGGCCGGCAAGATGCGCCCGCTGACCCGGCAGGAGATCTCCTCGCTCTACGAGGCCGCCCAGCTGTGA
- the xerD gene encoding site-specific tyrosine recombinase XerD — translation MTPERATRGWLDHLGVERGHSRNTLASYARDMRRYQDFLAGRGITDIAQVREEDVSSFLAHLRTSGPGVDGAPGRAALSVSSAARTLIAVRGLHRWLLVEGITSQDPAREVRPPQPARRLPKAIGIGEVERLLAAASLGDTPVSLRDRALLEVLYATGARISEAVGLDLDDLPGPGIPDDQAAVRLLGKGGKERLVPLGSYAREALAAYVVRGRPALAQAGSGGAAVFLNQRGRRLSRQSAWAVMQTAAQRAGLTEHVSPHTLRHSFATHLLEGGADVRVVQELLGHADVTTTQIYTMVTVQRLREVWAEAHPRAR, via the coding sequence CTGACGCCGGAGCGCGCGACCCGCGGGTGGCTGGACCACCTCGGCGTGGAGCGGGGCCACTCCCGCAACACGCTGGCGTCCTACGCCCGCGACATGCGCCGCTACCAGGACTTCCTGGCGGGGCGCGGCATCACCGACATCGCGCAGGTGCGCGAGGAGGACGTCTCGTCCTTCCTCGCGCACCTGCGCACGTCCGGGCCCGGCGTCGACGGCGCGCCGGGACGAGCGGCGCTGTCCGTCTCGTCCGCGGCCCGCACCCTGATCGCCGTGCGCGGCCTGCACAGGTGGCTCCTGGTCGAGGGGATCACCTCCCAGGACCCGGCCCGCGAGGTGCGTCCGCCCCAGCCGGCGCGGCGCCTGCCCAAGGCGATCGGGATCGGCGAGGTCGAGCGGCTGCTGGCGGCGGCGTCGCTGGGGGACACCCCGGTCTCGCTGCGGGACCGGGCGCTGCTCGAGGTGCTCTACGCCACCGGCGCGCGGATCAGCGAGGCCGTCGGGCTGGACCTGGACGACCTGCCCGGACCGGGCATCCCGGACGACCAGGCGGCCGTCCGGCTCCTCGGCAAGGGCGGCAAGGAGCGCCTCGTGCCGCTGGGCTCCTATGCCCGAGAAGCCTTGGCGGCGTATGTCGTCCGCGGCCGACCGGCCCTCGCGCAGGCGGGCTCGGGCGGGGCTGCGGTGTTCCTCAACCAGCGCGGTCGGCGCCTGTCCCGTCAGAGCGCGTGGGCCGTCATGCAGACAGCCGCGCAGCGGGCGGGGCTGACCGAGCACGTCTCCCCGCACACCCTGCGGCACTCCTTCGCCACCCACCTGCTCGAAGGCGGGGCGGACGTGCGCGTCGTGCAGGAGCTGCTCGGGCACGCCGACGTGACGACGACGCAGATCTACACCATGGTCACCGTGCAACGGCTGCGCGAGGTCTGGGCCGAGGCCCACCCGCGCGCCCGCTGA